The Dendropsophus ebraccatus isolate aDenEbr1 chromosome 10, aDenEbr1.pat, whole genome shotgun sequence genome has a segment encoding these proteins:
- the LOC138802535 gene encoding synaptonemal complex central element protein 1-like isoform X1 produces MVTCQRGPLSDMEALIRQAEDLREAGNIDPKMEEVLTKIGLVQKGNQDREQTEAEKQELDKEIEAAQNQLQTLYTEKAALKETVEKKQETLQILKLRRDNQLKKEKKQQEEAEETRKRMEDLTSKYEEEKMKQRKQRMEFQKQMEEIIKKHKALAQLYDEKRLGAEIERMKEQKKELLQEEKEKMARLKELEETEAKLREEGVLTPEKLFLRSEEAICAIKLFEEENKRVKVNLEEVTTRQTEAHNKYNKLKSRLEDAEGKMPEVSQASSHEPQPEISKQPGLSSNILFPMPK; encoded by the exons TGATATGGAGGCGTTGATCAGACAGGCCGAGGATCTGCGAGAAG CTGGGAACATTGACCCAAAGATGGAAGAAGTCCTGACTAAGATTGGCCTGGTGCAGAAAGGTAATCAAG ATCGAGAACAAACCGAGGCTGAAAAGCAGGAATTAGACAAAGAGATAGAAGCAGCACAGAATCAACTACAGACAT TATACACAGAAAAAGCAGCGCTGAAAGAAACGGTGGAGAAGAAACAAG AGACACTTCAGATTCTAAAGCTCCGACGTGACAATCAGCTGAAGAAAGAAAAGAA ACAACAGGAGGAGGCCGAGGAGACCAGGAAGAGGATGGAGGATCTGACCTCCAAATATGAGGAAGAAAAGATGAAGCAGAGAAAACAGAG GATGGAATTTCAGAAACAGATGGAAGAAATTATAAAAAAGCACAAAGCCCTGGCACAGCTTTAT GATGAAAAGAGACTTGGAGCAGAGATTGAAAGGATGAAGGAGCAGAAGAAGGAACTTCTACAAGAAG AGAAGGAGAAAATGGCCAGGCTGAAAGAACTGGAAGAAACAGAGGCCAAACTAAGAGAGGAAGGTGTCCTGACACCAGAGAAACTCTTCCTGCGCAGTGAGGAAGCAATATGTGCAAT AAAACTATTTGAGGAAGAAAATAAACGGGTCAAGGTGAATTTGGAAGAGGTGACAACACGGCAGACGGAGGCACACAACAAGTATAACAA GCTGAAATCCAGGCTAGAGGATGCAGAAGGAAAGATGCCAGAAGTATCCCAAGCTTCTTCACATGAACCCCAACCAGAGATCAGCAAACAGCCTGGCCTTTCCTCCAATATTCTGTTCCCAATGCCCAAATAA
- the LOC138802535 gene encoding synaptonemal complex central element protein 1-like isoform X3, whose translation MVTCQRGPLSDMEALIRQAEDLREAGNIDPKMEEVLTKIGLVQKDREQTEAEKQELDKEIEAAQNQLQTLYTEKAALKETVEKKQETLQILKLRRDNQLKKEKKQQEEAEETRKRMEDLTSKYEEEKMKQRKQRMEFQKQMEEIIKKHKALAQLYDEKRLGAEIERMKEQKKELLQEEKEKMARLKELEETEAKLREEGVLTPEKLFLRSEEAICAIKLFEEENKRVKVNLEEVTTRQTEAHNKYNKLKSRLEDAEGKMPEVSQASSHEPQPEISKQPGLSSNILFPMPK comes from the exons TGATATGGAGGCGTTGATCAGACAGGCCGAGGATCTGCGAGAAG CTGGGAACATTGACCCAAAGATGGAAGAAGTCCTGACTAAGATTGGCCTGGTGCAGAAAG ATCGAGAACAAACCGAGGCTGAAAAGCAGGAATTAGACAAAGAGATAGAAGCAGCACAGAATCAACTACAGACAT TATACACAGAAAAAGCAGCGCTGAAAGAAACGGTGGAGAAGAAACAAG AGACACTTCAGATTCTAAAGCTCCGACGTGACAATCAGCTGAAGAAAGAAAAGAA ACAACAGGAGGAGGCCGAGGAGACCAGGAAGAGGATGGAGGATCTGACCTCCAAATATGAGGAAGAAAAGATGAAGCAGAGAAAACAGAG GATGGAATTTCAGAAACAGATGGAAGAAATTATAAAAAAGCACAAAGCCCTGGCACAGCTTTAT GATGAAAAGAGACTTGGAGCAGAGATTGAAAGGATGAAGGAGCAGAAGAAGGAACTTCTACAAGAAG AGAAGGAGAAAATGGCCAGGCTGAAAGAACTGGAAGAAACAGAGGCCAAACTAAGAGAGGAAGGTGTCCTGACACCAGAGAAACTCTTCCTGCGCAGTGAGGAAGCAATATGTGCAAT AAAACTATTTGAGGAAGAAAATAAACGGGTCAAGGTGAATTTGGAAGAGGTGACAACACGGCAGACGGAGGCACACAACAAGTATAACAA GCTGAAATCCAGGCTAGAGGATGCAGAAGGAAAGATGCCAGAAGTATCCCAAGCTTCTTCACATGAACCCCAACCAGAGATCAGCAAACAGCCTGGCCTTTCCTCCAATATTCTGTTCCCAATGCCCAAATAA
- the LOC138802535 gene encoding synaptonemal complex central element protein 1-like isoform X6, which translates to MVTCQRGPLSDMEALIRQAEDLREAGNIDPKMEEVLTKIGLVQKVYTEKAALKETVEKKQETLQILKLRRDNQLKKEKKQQEEAEETRKRMEDLTSKYEEEKMKQRKQRMEFQKQMEEIIKKHKALAQLYDEKRLGAEIERMKEQKKELLQEEKEKMARLKELEETEAKLREEGVLTPEKLFLRSEEAICAIKLFEEENKRVKVNLEEVTTRQTEAHNKYNKLKSRLEDAEGKMPEVSQASSHEPQPEISKQPGLSSNILFPMPK; encoded by the exons TGATATGGAGGCGTTGATCAGACAGGCCGAGGATCTGCGAGAAG CTGGGAACATTGACCCAAAGATGGAAGAAGTCCTGACTAAGATTGGCCTGGTGCAGAAAG TATACACAGAAAAAGCAGCGCTGAAAGAAACGGTGGAGAAGAAACAAG AGACACTTCAGATTCTAAAGCTCCGACGTGACAATCAGCTGAAGAAAGAAAAGAA ACAACAGGAGGAGGCCGAGGAGACCAGGAAGAGGATGGAGGATCTGACCTCCAAATATGAGGAAGAAAAGATGAAGCAGAGAAAACAGAG GATGGAATTTCAGAAACAGATGGAAGAAATTATAAAAAAGCACAAAGCCCTGGCACAGCTTTAT GATGAAAAGAGACTTGGAGCAGAGATTGAAAGGATGAAGGAGCAGAAGAAGGAACTTCTACAAGAAG AGAAGGAGAAAATGGCCAGGCTGAAAGAACTGGAAGAAACAGAGGCCAAACTAAGAGAGGAAGGTGTCCTGACACCAGAGAAACTCTTCCTGCGCAGTGAGGAAGCAATATGTGCAAT AAAACTATTTGAGGAAGAAAATAAACGGGTCAAGGTGAATTTGGAAGAGGTGACAACACGGCAGACGGAGGCACACAACAAGTATAACAA GCTGAAATCCAGGCTAGAGGATGCAGAAGGAAAGATGCCAGAAGTATCCCAAGCTTCTTCACATGAACCCCAACCAGAGATCAGCAAACAGCCTGGCCTTTCCTCCAATATTCTGTTCCCAATGCCCAAATAA
- the LOC138802311 gene encoding uncharacterized protein — protein sequence MEHRTQVSLGPVEDDETTDYRNTAEEHDDPTFPSIGPLISHESSFTSISLQISCSIPPSAAEFRWSADVLFAFDHLPALTIQEAETLNSFLGLPSTSNQPVSVKDFLAALETHPDKYTHLRKLAQQLKSLGRADIVIAMHKEKAALRWLGPVLPEEHLIRDIVPSLWTPLTVKLSLSHPTGYDWKWLAEQLSIPRHFIDLWEQQGGIPADKVLKAWQVRTSEATVGRLFDLLIERREDLAALL from the exons ATGGAGCACCGCACGCAAG TGAGTTTGGGCCCAGTGGAAGATGATGAGACGACGGATTATCGGAATACTGCTGAAGAACATGATGATCCCACTTTCCCCAGTATTGGTCCCTTAATATCTCATGAGTCCAGTTTTACAAGTATAAGTCTGCAAATCTCTTGTTCTATCCCCCCCTCTGCCGCTG AGTTTCGCTGGTCTGCAGATGTTCTTTTTGCCTTTGACCATCTTCCTGCTTTGACCATCCAAGAAGCCGAGACTCTGAATTCTTTCCTTGGTTTACCTTCA ACCAGTAACCAACCTGTAAGTGTCAAGGATTTCTTAGCGGCCTTGGAGACCCATCCAGACAAGTACACCCATCTACGAAAACTGGCACAACAGCTGAAGTCTTTGGGAAGAGCAGATATAGTCATTGCCATGCATAAGGAGAAAGCAGCGCTCCGCTGGCTGG GTCCTGTGTTGCCAGAAGAGCATCTTATAAGAGACATTGTTCCTTCCTTGTGGACGCCGCTTACCGTAAAGCTCAGTCTCTCCCACCCTACAG GATATGACTGGAAATGGTTAGCAGAACAGCTGTCCATCCCTCGGCATTTTATTGATCTATGGGAACAACAAGGTGGGATCCCAGCTGACAAAGTGCTCAAGGCCTGGCAG GTGAGGACGAGTGAAGCCACGGTGGGCCGACTCTTTGATCTACTGATAGAGCGTCGGGAGGATCTGGCCGCTCTGCTCTGA
- the LOC138802535 gene encoding synaptonemal complex central element protein 1-like isoform X2, whose amino-acid sequence MFIPQAALSSDMEALIRQAEDLREAGNIDPKMEEVLTKIGLVQKGNQDREQTEAEKQELDKEIEAAQNQLQTLYTEKAALKETVEKKQETLQILKLRRDNQLKKEKKQQEEAEETRKRMEDLTSKYEEEKMKQRKQRMEFQKQMEEIIKKHKALAQLYDEKRLGAEIERMKEQKKELLQEEKEKMARLKELEETEAKLREEGVLTPEKLFLRSEEAICAIKLFEEENKRVKVNLEEVTTRQTEAHNKYNKLKSRLEDAEGKMPEVSQASSHEPQPEISKQPGLSSNILFPMPK is encoded by the exons TGATATGGAGGCGTTGATCAGACAGGCCGAGGATCTGCGAGAAG CTGGGAACATTGACCCAAAGATGGAAGAAGTCCTGACTAAGATTGGCCTGGTGCAGAAAGGTAATCAAG ATCGAGAACAAACCGAGGCTGAAAAGCAGGAATTAGACAAAGAGATAGAAGCAGCACAGAATCAACTACAGACAT TATACACAGAAAAAGCAGCGCTGAAAGAAACGGTGGAGAAGAAACAAG AGACACTTCAGATTCTAAAGCTCCGACGTGACAATCAGCTGAAGAAAGAAAAGAA ACAACAGGAGGAGGCCGAGGAGACCAGGAAGAGGATGGAGGATCTGACCTCCAAATATGAGGAAGAAAAGATGAAGCAGAGAAAACAGAG GATGGAATTTCAGAAACAGATGGAAGAAATTATAAAAAAGCACAAAGCCCTGGCACAGCTTTAT GATGAAAAGAGACTTGGAGCAGAGATTGAAAGGATGAAGGAGCAGAAGAAGGAACTTCTACAAGAAG AGAAGGAGAAAATGGCCAGGCTGAAAGAACTGGAAGAAACAGAGGCCAAACTAAGAGAGGAAGGTGTCCTGACACCAGAGAAACTCTTCCTGCGCAGTGAGGAAGCAATATGTGCAAT AAAACTATTTGAGGAAGAAAATAAACGGGTCAAGGTGAATTTGGAAGAGGTGACAACACGGCAGACGGAGGCACACAACAAGTATAACAA GCTGAAATCCAGGCTAGAGGATGCAGAAGGAAAGATGCCAGAAGTATCCCAAGCTTCTTCACATGAACCCCAACCAGAGATCAGCAAACAGCCTGGCCTTTCCTCCAATATTCTGTTCCCAATGCCCAAATAA
- the LOC138802535 gene encoding synaptonemal complex central element protein 1-like isoform X4 produces MEALIRQAEDLREAGNIDPKMEEVLTKIGLVQKGNQDREQTEAEKQELDKEIEAAQNQLQTLYTEKAALKETVEKKQETLQILKLRRDNQLKKEKKQQEEAEETRKRMEDLTSKYEEEKMKQRKQRMEFQKQMEEIIKKHKALAQLYDEKRLGAEIERMKEQKKELLQEEKEKMARLKELEETEAKLREEGVLTPEKLFLRSEEAICAIKLFEEENKRVKVNLEEVTTRQTEAHNKYNKLKSRLEDAEGKMPEVSQASSHEPQPEISKQPGLSSNILFPMPK; encoded by the exons ATGGAGGCGTTGATCAGACAGGCCGAGGATCTGCGAGAAG CTGGGAACATTGACCCAAAGATGGAAGAAGTCCTGACTAAGATTGGCCTGGTGCAGAAAGGTAATCAAG ATCGAGAACAAACCGAGGCTGAAAAGCAGGAATTAGACAAAGAGATAGAAGCAGCACAGAATCAACTACAGACAT TATACACAGAAAAAGCAGCGCTGAAAGAAACGGTGGAGAAGAAACAAG AGACACTTCAGATTCTAAAGCTCCGACGTGACAATCAGCTGAAGAAAGAAAAGAA ACAACAGGAGGAGGCCGAGGAGACCAGGAAGAGGATGGAGGATCTGACCTCCAAATATGAGGAAGAAAAGATGAAGCAGAGAAAACAGAG GATGGAATTTCAGAAACAGATGGAAGAAATTATAAAAAAGCACAAAGCCCTGGCACAGCTTTAT GATGAAAAGAGACTTGGAGCAGAGATTGAAAGGATGAAGGAGCAGAAGAAGGAACTTCTACAAGAAG AGAAGGAGAAAATGGCCAGGCTGAAAGAACTGGAAGAAACAGAGGCCAAACTAAGAGAGGAAGGTGTCCTGACACCAGAGAAACTCTTCCTGCGCAGTGAGGAAGCAATATGTGCAAT AAAACTATTTGAGGAAGAAAATAAACGGGTCAAGGTGAATTTGGAAGAGGTGACAACACGGCAGACGGAGGCACACAACAAGTATAACAA GCTGAAATCCAGGCTAGAGGATGCAGAAGGAAAGATGCCAGAAGTATCCCAAGCTTCTTCACATGAACCCCAACCAGAGATCAGCAAACAGCCTGGCCTTTCCTCCAATATTCTGTTCCCAATGCCCAAATAA
- the LOC138802535 gene encoding synaptonemal complex central element protein 1-like isoform X5 has translation MVTCQRGPLSDMEALIRQAEDLREAGNIDPKMEEVLTKIGLVQKGNQVYTEKAALKETVEKKQETLQILKLRRDNQLKKEKKQQEEAEETRKRMEDLTSKYEEEKMKQRKQRMEFQKQMEEIIKKHKALAQLYDEKRLGAEIERMKEQKKELLQEEKEKMARLKELEETEAKLREEGVLTPEKLFLRSEEAICAIKLFEEENKRVKVNLEEVTTRQTEAHNKYNKLKSRLEDAEGKMPEVSQASSHEPQPEISKQPGLSSNILFPMPK, from the exons TGATATGGAGGCGTTGATCAGACAGGCCGAGGATCTGCGAGAAG CTGGGAACATTGACCCAAAGATGGAAGAAGTCCTGACTAAGATTGGCCTGGTGCAGAAAGGTAATCAAG TATACACAGAAAAAGCAGCGCTGAAAGAAACGGTGGAGAAGAAACAAG AGACACTTCAGATTCTAAAGCTCCGACGTGACAATCAGCTGAAGAAAGAAAAGAA ACAACAGGAGGAGGCCGAGGAGACCAGGAAGAGGATGGAGGATCTGACCTCCAAATATGAGGAAGAAAAGATGAAGCAGAGAAAACAGAG GATGGAATTTCAGAAACAGATGGAAGAAATTATAAAAAAGCACAAAGCCCTGGCACAGCTTTAT GATGAAAAGAGACTTGGAGCAGAGATTGAAAGGATGAAGGAGCAGAAGAAGGAACTTCTACAAGAAG AGAAGGAGAAAATGGCCAGGCTGAAAGAACTGGAAGAAACAGAGGCCAAACTAAGAGAGGAAGGTGTCCTGACACCAGAGAAACTCTTCCTGCGCAGTGAGGAAGCAATATGTGCAAT AAAACTATTTGAGGAAGAAAATAAACGGGTCAAGGTGAATTTGGAAGAGGTGACAACACGGCAGACGGAGGCACACAACAAGTATAACAA GCTGAAATCCAGGCTAGAGGATGCAGAAGGAAAGATGCCAGAAGTATCCCAAGCTTCTTCACATGAACCCCAACCAGAGATCAGCAAACAGCCTGGCCTTTCCTCCAATATTCTGTTCCCAATGCCCAAATAA